A portion of the Chromobacterium sp. IIBBL 290-4 genome contains these proteins:
- the tatC gene encoding twin-arginine translocase subunit TatC, whose product MNEQPLLAHLIELRTRLVRALLGIAVVFLGLFHWSSDIYHLLAKPLLDALPHGGSMIATEVTSTFFVPMKLTMLAAFLIALPNTLYQIWAFVAPGLYSHEKKLVLPLVLASLVLFITGMAFAYFLVFPVVFHFMSAVTPSGVSMMTDIDKYLSFVLGMFMAFGTTFEVPVIVVVLTRMGVVTVAKLREARPYVIVGAFIVAAIVTPPDVLSQTMLAVPLWLLYEVGVLVAAAMERKARRQEAESAP is encoded by the coding sequence ATGAACGAACAACCGCTGCTCGCGCACCTGATCGAGCTGCGCACCCGGCTGGTGCGCGCCCTCCTGGGCATCGCCGTGGTTTTCCTCGGCCTGTTTCATTGGTCGTCCGACATCTACCATCTGCTGGCCAAGCCGCTGCTGGACGCCTTGCCGCACGGCGGCAGCATGATCGCCACCGAGGTGACTTCCACCTTCTTCGTGCCGATGAAGCTCACCATGCTGGCGGCCTTCCTGATCGCGCTGCCCAATACGCTGTACCAGATCTGGGCTTTCGTCGCGCCGGGCCTGTACAGCCATGAAAAGAAACTGGTGCTGCCGCTGGTGCTGGCCAGCCTAGTGCTGTTTATCACCGGCATGGCCTTCGCCTATTTCCTGGTGTTTCCGGTGGTGTTCCATTTCATGTCGGCGGTGACGCCTTCCGGCGTCAGCATGATGACGGACATCGATAAATACCTGTCCTTCGTGTTGGGCATGTTCATGGCCTTCGGCACCACCTTTGAAGTGCCGGTGATCGTGGTGGTGCTGACGCGGATGGGCGTGGTGACGGTGGCCAAGCTGCGCGAAGCGCGGCCCTATGTGATTGTCGGCGCCTTCATTGTCGCCGCCATCGTCACGCCGCCTGACGTGCTGTCGCAAACCATGCTGGCCGTGCCCTTGTGGCTGTTGTACGAGGTGGGCGTGCTGGTGGCGGCGGCCATGGAGCGTAAGGCGCGCCGCCAGGAAGCCGAGTCCGCGCCATGA
- a CDS encoding bestrophin family protein: MIVRHTPSWFRLLFVWHGSVLPRIWPKLAIVAAVALLAASIRHWWLQSLHDSALSIPTFTLLGVSLAIFLGFRNSVSYDRFWEARKLWGNLLITSRSLTRQTLAARGDDADGRRFIAALCAFAYALKAQLRGLDAEEHLRRLLPPDALDKILAGRFRPALILAWLGAEIQRWQREGRISELQWHALDRNLNTLSEILGGCERIATTPIPFTYRVLLNRTVSIYCLLLPAGLVSSIGWLTPPIAVFIAYTYFALEEVAEELEEPFGTEGNDLPLATLCHTIESSLREMQGLPLDIPAPPKQGIYLY; this comes from the coding sequence ATGATCGTCCGCCACACGCCCTCCTGGTTCCGCCTGCTGTTTGTCTGGCATGGCTCGGTATTGCCGCGCATCTGGCCCAAGCTCGCCATCGTGGCCGCCGTGGCGCTGCTGGCGGCCTCCATCCGCCACTGGTGGCTGCAAAGCCTGCATGATTCGGCGCTGAGCATCCCCACCTTCACGCTGCTGGGCGTGTCCTTGGCCATCTTTCTGGGTTTCCGCAACTCGGTGAGCTATGACCGCTTCTGGGAAGCGCGCAAGCTGTGGGGCAATCTGCTGATCACCAGCCGCTCGCTGACGCGGCAAACCCTGGCCGCGCGCGGCGACGACGCAGACGGCCGCCGCTTCATCGCCGCCCTTTGCGCTTTCGCCTATGCGCTCAAAGCGCAGCTGCGCGGGCTGGACGCCGAGGAGCATCTGCGCCGCCTGCTGCCGCCGGATGCGCTGGACAAAATCCTGGCCGGCCGTTTCCGCCCGGCGCTGATCCTGGCCTGGCTGGGCGCGGAAATCCAGCGCTGGCAGCGCGAAGGCCGGATCAGCGAGCTGCAATGGCACGCGCTGGACCGCAACCTCAACACCCTGTCGGAAATATTGGGCGGCTGCGAACGCATCGCCACCACGCCCATCCCCTTCACCTATCGGGTGCTGCTCAACCGCACCGTCAGCATCTATTGCCTGCTGCTGCCCGCCGGGCTGGTCAGCAGCATAGGCTGGCTGACGCCGCCGATCGCGGTGTTCATCGCCTACACCTATTTCGCGCTGGAAGAAGTGGCCGAGGAGCTGGAGGAGCCGTTCGGCACCGAAGGCAACGATCTGCCGCTGGCCACCTTGTGCCACACCATAGAAAGCTCGCTGCGCGAAATGCAGGGGCTGCCGCTGGATATTCCCGCGCCGCCCAAGCAGGGCATCTACCTCTACTGA
- the tatB gene encoding Sec-independent protein translocase protein TatB has protein sequence MLDISFGEFVLIGVVALVVLGPERLPAVARTVGALVARAQRFVSTVKADIQQQANLQGLESIRQDLHEAAQGFRNQLESEVQQVKQSFDQHAEEARALAGQAAEPFHEAERTIHGGDAAPAPEPAPAQEVEAHLSIFPPVQAEQAAPVRDENQLDLFDELPPHPPAAPQPTASQARE, from the coding sequence GTGCTTGACATCAGTTTCGGCGAGTTCGTCCTGATCGGCGTGGTGGCCCTGGTGGTGCTGGGGCCGGAGCGCCTGCCCGCCGTGGCCCGCACCGTCGGCGCGCTGGTGGCGCGCGCGCAGCGTTTCGTTTCCACCGTCAAGGCCGATATCCAGCAGCAGGCCAATCTGCAGGGCCTGGAATCCATCCGCCAGGATTTGCACGAAGCGGCGCAAGGCTTCCGCAACCAGCTGGAATCGGAAGTGCAGCAGGTCAAGCAAAGCTTCGACCAGCACGCCGAAGAGGCCCGCGCGCTGGCCGGACAGGCCGCCGAGCCTTTCCACGAAGCCGAGCGCACCATCCATGGCGGCGATGCCGCGCCGGCTCCGGAGCCGGCGCCGGCGCAGGAAGTCGAAGCGCATCTGTCGATTTTCCCGCCCGTGCAGGCGGAGCAGGCCGCGCCGGTCCGCGATGAAAACCAGCTGGATCTGTTCGACGAACTGCCGCCGCATCCGCCCGCCGCTCCTCAACCTACCGCCTCTCAAGCCCGCGAATGA
- a CDS encoding histidine triad nucleotide-binding protein, whose amino-acid sequence MSDCLFCKIVAGQIPANKVYEDDDVLAFHDIRPIAPVHFMIIPKQHVDSLAHCGPEHEAVLGKILTLAPKLAKEQGLEAGFKTGINTGRGGGQEVFHLHVHVFGHKG is encoded by the coding sequence ATGAGCGATTGCCTGTTCTGCAAGATCGTGGCGGGCCAGATTCCCGCCAACAAGGTTTACGAAGACGACGATGTGCTGGCCTTCCACGACATCCGTCCGATCGCGCCGGTGCATTTCATGATCATTCCCAAGCAGCACGTGGACTCGCTGGCCCATTGCGGCCCGGAGCACGAAGCGGTGCTGGGCAAGATCCTGACTCTGGCGCCCAAGCTCGCCAAGGAGCAAGGCCTGGAAGCCGGTTTCAAGACCGGCATCAACACCGGCCGCGGCGGCGGCCAGGAAGTGTTCCACCTGCATGTGCACGTGTTCGGCCACAAGGGCTGA
- the tatA gene encoding Sec-independent protein translocase subunit TatA, giving the protein MGSFSIWHWLIVLLIVVLVFGTKKLPNIGKDLGNAVKGFKEGMNEGAKDGQPPAKEAGRVIDGEADKK; this is encoded by the coding sequence ATGGGTTCTTTCAGCATCTGGCACTGGCTGATCGTATTGCTGATCGTGGTTCTGGTATTCGGCACCAAGAAGCTGCCCAATATAGGCAAAGACTTGGGCAATGCGGTCAAGGGCTTCAAGGAAGGCATGAACGAAGGCGCCAAGGACGGCCAGCCGCCGGCTAAGGAAGCCGGCCGCGTCATCGACGGCGAAGCCGACAAGAAGTAA
- a CDS encoding magnesium transporter, giving the protein MTQATKIFMTDAQGMRWVNADYVKEVADDIADFGGNHAIDGNDLDIKRDSIWRIFRVRAMWLLILTAFGILTSSIIAGQAELLDKAIILAAFLPAIVDMGGNSASQVATLVIRSIALQDLKVRIKDVFLVLKKEIVIACMLAVVVAVAEVVMAHFTKSPGGDILLVVGVSMFACTLTGSVIGAILPFVAKKFGADPATLSSPMLTSICDFVGVLIYLGFAMVILGGNLM; this is encoded by the coding sequence ATGACTCAAGCAACCAAGATTTTCATGACCGACGCCCAAGGCATGCGCTGGGTGAATGCCGACTACGTGAAGGAAGTGGCTGACGATATCGCCGATTTCGGCGGCAACCACGCTATCGACGGCAACGATCTGGACATAAAGCGCGACAGCATTTGGCGCATCTTCCGGGTGCGCGCCATGTGGCTGCTCATCCTGACCGCCTTCGGCATACTGACCAGCAGCATCATCGCTGGCCAAGCGGAACTGTTGGACAAAGCCATCATTTTGGCAGCCTTCCTGCCGGCCATCGTCGACATGGGCGGCAACTCCGCCAGCCAGGTGGCCACGCTGGTGATCCGCTCCATCGCGCTGCAAGACCTTAAGGTCCGCATCAAAGATGTGTTCCTGGTGCTGAAAAAGGAAATCGTGATCGCCTGCATGCTGGCCGTCGTAGTGGCGGTAGCCGAGGTGGTGATGGCTCACTTCACCAAGTCCCCGGGCGGCGACATCCTGCTGGTGGTGGGCGTGTCCATGTTCGCCTGCACGCTGACCGGCTCTGTCATCGGCGCCATCCTGCCCTTCGTGGCCAAGAAGTTCGGCGCCGATCCGGCCACCCTGTCCTCGCCGATGCTGACCAGCATTTGCGACTTCGTCGGCGTGCTGATCTATCTGGGCTTCGCCATGGTGATCCTGGGCGGCAATCTGATGTAA
- a CDS encoding DUF2069 domain-containing protein has protein sequence MNRDAFRHGASAALIALIALTLAWELWLAPLRAGGSFLAFKALLLLLPLRGILAGRLYTYQWSSMFILGFFTEGVMRGWADSGLSQRIAWCEVLISTLFFICVLGFARSFKQRA, from the coding sequence ATGAACCGCGACGCATTCCGCCACGGCGCGTCCGCCGCGCTGATTGCCCTGATCGCCCTGACGCTGGCCTGGGAGCTGTGGCTGGCGCCGCTGCGCGCCGGCGGGTCTTTCCTGGCCTTCAAGGCCTTGCTGCTATTGCTGCCCTTGCGCGGCATTCTGGCCGGCCGCTTGTATACCTATCAATGGTCCAGCATGTTCATCCTGGGCTTCTTCACCGAGGGCGTGATGCGCGGCTGGGCCGATAGCGGACTATCGCAGCGCATTGCATGGTGTGAAGTTCTGATTAGTACACTATTCTTCATCTGCGTATTGGGATTTGCCAGGAGCTTCAAGCAACGCGCTTGA
- a CDS encoding ABC transporter ATP-binding protein → MKSDASRLPRRQAIQLLIDAARPDRRHLWRGGVWLLLAALLEAAAPLLGKVFIDSYLLPHRLDWPAIVGLLAATLLLGFSAAALRYLQLIRMAGVAMRAVRRLREKVYGHVIRLPMAFFDQAITGQLVSRVTNDTESVKALYVQALFVILNNSIIVLGALAAMAWLDWRLMLVALLLFPATFAIIWLYQRLSAPSVARARALRSDINAQMAESIAGITVLQASNAEPRFIERFDGVNQRYYQARLGELRANAWLLRPALDLLNVLLLIAVVYSYGARELGGVEIGVLYAFVGYIGRVVEPLIQITLQFGQLQQAVVAAGRVSHLLSETAAPRAADAGRIHAGAVSFHQLNFGYQPEHPVLHDFSLEVPAGGFIGIVGHTGSGKSTLLSLLLRFYRAQQGEILIDGQPLESIGDDAFRSGVGLVPQDPFLLAASARENIDMGRGLPQERIEEAARAAGVHELILSLENGYDSDMGESGARLSSGQKQLIAIARALAGQPRILLLDEATSHIDSETEQLVQQALAKLAGKITLISIAHRLSTIRDADRIIVLSHGKLAESGNHDELMRHGGIYHKLYLLQQLQTEEEEEA, encoded by the coding sequence ATGAAATCTGACGCCAGCCGTCTCCCGCGCCGCCAGGCGATACAGCTTCTGATCGACGCCGCCCGGCCCGACCGCCGCCACCTGTGGCGCGGCGGCGTCTGGCTGCTGCTGGCCGCCTTGCTGGAAGCGGCCGCGCCGCTGCTGGGCAAGGTGTTTATCGACAGCTATCTGCTGCCGCACCGGCTGGACTGGCCGGCCATCGTCGGCCTGCTGGCCGCCACGCTGCTGCTGGGCTTCTCCGCCGCGGCGCTGCGCTATCTGCAGCTGATCCGCATGGCCGGCGTGGCGATGCGGGCGGTGCGCCGCTTGCGGGAAAAGGTCTACGGCCATGTGATCCGGCTGCCGATGGCCTTTTTCGACCAGGCCATCACCGGCCAACTGGTCAGCCGCGTCACCAACGACACCGAATCGGTCAAAGCGCTGTATGTGCAGGCGCTGTTTGTGATCCTCAACAACAGCATCATCGTGCTGGGCGCGCTGGCGGCCATGGCCTGGCTGGACTGGCGGCTGATGCTGGTGGCGCTGCTGCTGTTTCCAGCCACCTTCGCCATCATCTGGCTCTATCAGCGGCTGAGCGCGCCGTCGGTGGCGCGCGCCCGCGCGCTGCGCAGCGACATCAACGCGCAAATGGCGGAATCGATAGCGGGCATCACCGTGCTGCAGGCCAGCAATGCCGAGCCGCGCTTCATCGAGCGCTTCGACGGCGTCAACCAGCGCTACTACCAGGCGCGGCTGGGCGAATTGCGCGCCAACGCCTGGCTGCTGCGCCCGGCGCTGGACCTGCTGAATGTGCTGCTGCTGATCGCGGTGGTCTACAGCTATGGCGCGCGCGAGCTGGGCGGCGTGGAGATCGGCGTGCTGTACGCCTTTGTCGGCTATATCGGCCGGGTGGTGGAGCCGCTGATCCAGATCACGCTGCAATTCGGCCAGCTGCAGCAGGCGGTGGTGGCCGCCGGCCGCGTCAGCCATCTATTGTCCGAAACCGCCGCGCCGCGCGCGGCCGACGCCGGCCGCATCCATGCCGGCGCGGTCAGTTTCCACCAGCTGAATTTCGGCTATCAGCCGGAGCACCCTGTGCTGCATGATTTTTCGCTGGAGGTGCCGGCCGGCGGCTTCATCGGCATCGTCGGCCACACCGGCAGCGGCAAGTCCACGCTGCTGTCTCTGCTGCTGCGCTTTTACCGCGCCCAGCAGGGCGAGATTCTGATCGATGGCCAGCCGCTGGAATCGATAGGCGATGACGCCTTCCGCTCCGGCGTGGGCCTGGTGCCGCAAGACCCCTTCCTGCTGGCCGCCAGCGCCCGCGAAAACATCGACATGGGCCGCGGCCTGCCGCAGGAGAGGATTGAAGAAGCCGCCCGCGCCGCCGGCGTGCACGAGCTGATTCTGTCGCTGGAAAACGGCTACGACAGCGATATGGGCGAAAGCGGCGCGCGCTTGTCCAGCGGCCAGAAGCAGTTGATCGCCATCGCCCGCGCGCTGGCCGGCCAGCCGCGCATCCTGCTGCTGGACGAAGCCACCTCGCACATCGACAGCGAAACCGAGCAGCTGGTGCAGCAGGCGCTGGCCAAGCTGGCGGGCAAGATCACCTTGATCTCCATCGCCCATCGCCTGTCCACCATCCGCGACGCCGACCGCATCATCGTGCTCAGCCACGGCAAGCTGGCCGAGTCCGGCAACCACGACGAGCTGATGCGCCATGGCGGCATCTACCACAAGCTCTATCTGCTGCAGCAATTGCAGACCGAGGAGGAGGAAGAGGCGTGA
- a CDS encoding NUDIX domain-containing protein, with the protein MSELRAAIRAEVAALAPLDALEEEHQQATLAWIDSGAELWRRIKPATPAVHLATYFALIDAEGILLVDHKNAGLWLPTGGHVDPGEHPREAVARELFEELGVRHLPAPTLLTRTQVDAHAASHLDVTLWYALPVARSLPLHYDQAEFHEARWFDFDQLPFADSDPHLGRFAAKLDKIRA; encoded by the coding sequence ATGAGCGAGCTGCGCGCCGCCATCCGCGCCGAGGTGGCCGCCCTCGCCCCTCTGGATGCGCTGGAAGAAGAGCATCAGCAAGCCACGCTGGCGTGGATAGACAGCGGCGCCGAGCTATGGCGCAGAATCAAGCCGGCCACGCCCGCCGTCCACCTGGCGACCTACTTCGCGCTCATCGATGCGGAAGGTATATTGCTGGTGGACCATAAAAACGCCGGCTTATGGCTGCCCACCGGCGGCCATGTCGATCCCGGCGAACACCCGCGCGAGGCGGTGGCGCGCGAACTGTTCGAAGAGCTGGGCGTCCGCCATCTGCCCGCGCCCACCCTGCTCACCCGCACGCAGGTCGATGCCCATGCCGCCAGCCATCTGGATGTGACGCTGTGGTATGCGCTGCCGGTTGCGCGGAGCTTGCCCTTGCACTATGACCAGGCAGAATTCCATGAAGCCCGCTGGTTCGACTTCGACCAACTGCCTTTTGCCGACAGCGACCCGCATCTGGGGCGCTTTGCCGCCAAGTTGGATAAAATAAGGGCTTGA
- a CDS encoding methyl-accepting chemotaxis protein, whose translation MRNLSIAARITLGFALLLAALIMTGLLTQLGLGKISKRVEDVSSHDLAFYTDIVELQRDMGNLRRFEKDYFINIANDAKRGEYIGKWKTAQASAQKAIQQAGSHPLNDESTQRLNQLATLLGGYADGVGKVSAMIESKQITATADANKELEKYKDNIHQMEGVTEQLGKSAADAVGQLDDQIDATASSVRSQLMVEIAIALAAGVAIAWFIIASIRQPLLQMRDASQELAEQRNLRLQLPDFGQNELGNVAGSLAKLVDSVRTVVVESQSHSASLAQAARQLSSVSEHVSSASAHQSEAASSGAAAIEQMSVSINLVADSTLDVERQARLTMEQATAGSDLAQRAAGEIRQVANSITETATVMDGLNQRSADIGDIVRVIHDIADQTNLLALNAAIEAARAGEMGRGFAVVADEVRKLAERTSQATTEITGHIDGVQADTQRAFQSMQQANSRIETGVVSASSVAEALQQIRELAEKSVDRIADISNAIKEQSHASQEVARNVEQIAQMNSQTTEAAGEASGLAAELNGLSNQLDGCLQRFRT comes from the coding sequence ATGCGTAATTTGTCTATCGCGGCCAGGATCACTCTTGGCTTCGCGCTGCTATTGGCGGCGCTGATCATGACTGGCCTGTTGACTCAGCTGGGCCTGGGCAAAATCTCGAAGCGGGTGGAGGACGTCAGCTCGCATGATCTGGCGTTTTATACCGACATCGTCGAATTGCAGCGCGACATGGGCAATCTGCGGCGTTTCGAGAAGGATTACTTCATCAATATCGCCAATGACGCCAAACGCGGCGAATACATAGGCAAGTGGAAAACCGCCCAGGCCAGCGCGCAGAAGGCGATCCAGCAGGCCGGCAGCCATCCGCTTAACGATGAGTCGACGCAGCGGCTGAATCAGCTCGCTACCTTGCTGGGCGGCTACGCCGATGGCGTAGGCAAAGTGTCGGCCATGATAGAAAGCAAGCAGATCACCGCCACCGCCGACGCCAACAAGGAACTGGAGAAGTACAAGGATAATATCCACCAGATGGAAGGCGTGACGGAGCAATTGGGCAAAAGCGCGGCAGATGCGGTGGGCCAGCTGGATGATCAGATCGACGCCACCGCCTCCAGCGTGCGCTCGCAGCTGATGGTGGAAATCGCCATCGCGCTGGCGGCCGGGGTGGCCATCGCCTGGTTCATCATCGCCTCCATCCGCCAGCCTTTGCTGCAGATGCGGGATGCCAGCCAGGAGCTGGCTGAGCAGCGCAATCTGCGGCTGCAGCTGCCGGACTTCGGCCAGAATGAACTGGGCAATGTGGCCGGCTCGCTGGCCAAACTGGTGGACAGCGTGCGCACCGTCGTCGTCGAGTCGCAAAGCCATTCCGCCAGCCTGGCGCAGGCGGCCCGGCAGCTCAGCTCGGTCAGCGAGCACGTCTCATCGGCATCGGCGCATCAGTCGGAAGCCGCCTCCAGCGGCGCGGCGGCGATCGAGCAGATGTCGGTCAGCATCAATCTGGTGGCGGACAGCACCCTGGATGTGGAGCGGCAAGCGCGCTTGACCATGGAGCAGGCGACGGCGGGCAGCGATCTGGCGCAGCGCGCAGCCGGCGAAATCCGCCAAGTGGCCAACAGCATCACCGAAACCGCGACGGTGATGGATGGCCTGAATCAGCGCTCCGCCGACATCGGCGACATCGTGCGGGTGATTCACGACATCGCCGACCAGACCAATCTATTGGCGCTGAATGCGGCGATTGAAGCGGCGCGGGCCGGCGAAATGGGCCGCGGCTTCGCGGTGGTGGCCGACGAGGTGCGCAAGCTGGCCGAACGGACCAGCCAGGCGACCACGGAAATCACGGGCCACATCGATGGCGTGCAGGCGGATACCCAGCGTGCCTTCCAGAGCATGCAGCAGGCCAATAGCCGCATCGAAACCGGCGTGGTCAGCGCGTCCAGCGTGGCCGAGGCTTTGCAGCAGATCCGCGAGCTGGCGGAAAAGTCGGTGGACCGCATCGCCGATATTTCCAACGCCATCAAGGAGCAAAGCCACGCCAGCCAGGAAGTGGCGCGCAATGTCGAGCAGATCGCCCAGATGAACAGCCAGACGACCGAGGCGGCCGGCGAGGCCAGCGGGCTGGCGGCGGAGCTGAATGGCTTGTCCAATCAGCTGGATGGCTGTCTGCAGCGTTTCCGCACCTGA
- a CDS encoding ABC transporter ATP-binding protein — MPLSRFLLQFIRRNWRAYLLSALMLASVAVLTVSIPRQVGHIVDDLVAHRLPLDTLLTELTKLAAMGLAIYFLRVGWRLQLFAVSYYLGTELRSRLYRQLTRQGPDFFQRQRTGDLMALATNDIDSVEMAAGEAMLAGFDGALTLVLVLAMMTLGVDWRLALAALLPFPLMALGFSRIAKYIHQQWDEALKRFGQLNNHVQETLSGVRTLRALGLEARNTAELARLAEAAAHSSFEAQRGEAAFEPVVGFTLVLATTITLALGGYLVWHGQLTIGALTSFSMYLVQLIWPMFAAGWVLSLLQRGSAAWLRLQPVLDAEPDVADQGRIAQLRPNLLQIDGVSHRYAPEASPALQQLSVSLPAGHTLGVVGPTGSGKSTLLKLLMRHHPLQQGDIRWDGQPIDHYTLAALRGAISWVPQEPFLFSASVAENIALAKPEASQADIERVARLAAVHDDILRLPQGYDTPVGEKGVALSGGQRQRLAIARALLADAPLLLLDDALSAVDTLTETQILRHLREARRGRSVIIVSHRLSAVADADHIIALHHGHIAEQGAHEQLLQRNGWYASQWRYQQLEASLDEI; from the coding sequence ATGCCGCTGTCCCGTTTTCTGCTGCAGTTCATCCGCCGCAACTGGCGCGCCTATCTGCTGTCCGCGCTGATGCTGGCCTCGGTGGCGGTGCTGACCGTCTCCATTCCCCGCCAGGTGGGACATATCGTCGATGATCTGGTGGCGCATCGGCTGCCGCTGGACACCTTGCTGACCGAACTCACCAAACTGGCCGCCATGGGCCTTGCCATTTATTTTCTGCGCGTGGGCTGGCGGCTGCAGCTGTTCGCGGTGTCCTACTATCTTGGCACCGAGCTGCGCTCGCGGCTCTACCGCCAATTGACGCGCCAGGGGCCGGACTTCTTCCAACGCCAGCGCACCGGCGACTTGATGGCGCTGGCCACCAATGACATCGACTCGGTGGAAATGGCGGCCGGCGAGGCGATGCTGGCCGGCTTCGACGGCGCGCTGACCCTAGTGCTGGTGCTGGCCATGATGACGCTGGGGGTGGACTGGCGTCTGGCACTGGCGGCGCTGCTGCCCTTCCCCTTGATGGCCCTGGGCTTCTCCCGCATCGCCAAATACATCCACCAGCAATGGGACGAGGCGCTGAAGCGCTTCGGCCAGCTCAACAACCATGTGCAGGAAACGCTCAGCGGCGTGCGCACGCTGCGCGCGCTGGGTCTAGAGGCGCGCAATACCGCCGAACTGGCGCGGCTGGCCGAGGCGGCCGCCCACAGCAGCTTCGAAGCCCAACGCGGCGAGGCGGCGTTCGAACCGGTGGTGGGCTTTACCCTGGTGCTGGCCACCACCATCACGCTGGCGCTGGGCGGCTATCTGGTCTGGCACGGCCAGCTGACCATAGGCGCTCTCACCAGCTTCAGCATGTATCTGGTGCAGCTGATCTGGCCGATGTTCGCCGCCGGCTGGGTGCTGTCGCTATTGCAGCGCGGCTCCGCCGCCTGGTTGCGGCTGCAACCGGTGCTGGACGCCGAGCCGGACGTGGCCGACCAAGGCCGCATCGCCCAGCTGCGGCCCAATCTGTTGCAAATCGATGGCGTCAGCCATCGCTACGCGCCGGAAGCGTCTCCCGCGCTGCAGCAGTTGTCAGTGTCGCTGCCTGCCGGCCACACGCTGGGCGTGGTCGGGCCCACCGGCAGCGGCAAGTCCACGCTGCTCAAGCTGCTGATGCGCCACCACCCCCTGCAACAGGGCGACATCCGCTGGGATGGCCAACCCATAGACCATTACACCCTGGCAGCGCTGCGCGGGGCCATCAGCTGGGTGCCGCAGGAGCCCTTCCTGTTTTCCGCCAGCGTGGCGGAAAACATCGCCCTAGCCAAACCGGAGGCCAGCCAGGCCGACATCGAGCGCGTGGCGCGGCTGGCGGCGGTGCACGACGATATCCTGCGGCTGCCGCAAGGCTACGACACCCCGGTGGGCGAAAAAGGCGTGGCCCTGTCCGGCGGCCAGCGCCAGCGCCTGGCCATCGCCCGCGCGCTGCTGGCCGACGCGCCGCTGCTGCTGCTGGACGATGCGCTGTCGGCGGTGGACACCCTTACCGAAACCCAGATTCTGCGGCATCTGCGCGAAGCCCGGCGCGGCCGCAGCGTGATCATCGTCAGCCACCGCCTGTCCGCCGTGGCCGACGCCGACCACATCATCGCGCTGCATCACGGCCATATCGCCGAGCAAGGCGCGCACGAGCAACTGCTGCAACGCAATGGCTGGTATGCCAGCCAATGGCGCTATCAACAACTGGAGGCCAGCCTCGATGAAATCTGA
- a CDS encoding TatD family hydrolase, whose amino-acid sequence MRFDSLPAEDCLIDSHCHLDAPELAADVDGVVARAQAAGVGQLLVPAVMADNFDAVLAMRERYGCWIALGLHPIYLDRHLDEHLALLDAALAAHAPVAVGEIGLDFYLPELDPARQEKLLVEQLKLARKHSLPVVLHVRRSVDRVLKHLREQKVECGIAHAFNGSEQQAQAFIRQGFKLGFGGAMTYSGSRRIRALAATLPLDSLALETDAPDIRPEYAQDRPNEPSQLARFIDTLAELRGADAASLRRALHRNTLAALALA is encoded by the coding sequence ATGCGCTTCGATTCCTTGCCCGCCGAAGACTGCCTGATAGACAGCCACTGCCATCTGGACGCGCCGGAGCTGGCGGCCGATGTGGACGGCGTAGTCGCGAGAGCGCAGGCGGCCGGAGTCGGCCAGCTGCTGGTGCCGGCCGTGATGGCGGACAACTTCGACGCCGTTCTGGCCATGCGCGAGCGCTACGGCTGCTGGATCGCCCTCGGCCTGCATCCCATTTATCTGGATAGGCATCTGGACGAGCATCTGGCCCTGCTCGACGCCGCGCTGGCGGCGCACGCGCCGGTCGCCGTCGGCGAAATCGGCCTGGATTTCTATCTGCCGGAACTGGACCCGGCGCGGCAGGAAAAACTGCTGGTCGAACAACTGAAGCTGGCGCGCAAGCACAGCCTGCCGGTGGTGCTGCATGTGCGCCGCTCGGTGGACCGGGTGCTCAAGCATCTGCGCGAGCAAAAAGTGGAATGCGGCATCGCCCATGCCTTCAACGGCAGCGAACAGCAGGCCCAGGCCTTCATCCGCCAGGGCTTCAAGCTGGGATTCGGCGGCGCCATGACCTATAGCGGCTCGCGCCGCATCCGCGCCTTGGCCGCCACGCTGCCGCTGGACAGCCTGGCATTGGAAACCGACGCGCCGGACATCCGCCCCGAATACGCGCAAGACCGGCCCAATGAACCCAGCCAGCTGGCCCGCTTCATTGACACATTGGCCGAACTGCGCGGCGCAGACGCAGCCTCCTTGCGGCGCGCCCTGCATCGCAACACCCTCGCCGCGCTGGCTTTGGCCTGA